A stretch of Aedes aegypti strain LVP_AGWG chromosome 2, AaegL5.0 Primary Assembly, whole genome shotgun sequence DNA encodes these proteins:
- the LOC5572896 gene encoding tetraspanin-9: MGSSGYTCIRRTFCSFNVLIWLCGSCFLAIGVWLRFAAPGYATLLPDHAALSADCLFMTIGVISFVIAFFGCCGSWFQSRCFLIIYFTLVVLLFLSEFLLGSLAFVFRGGIGRMMVHELKYGIEKHYNVSDRGGIFAPSVASIWDKVQVELQCCGVSSYEDWYDISAWPGERWVPRSCCRPRYNSLMMEGSGDDLQSVDCRKAGDPSLFWDKSCGQILQMWFVQRLHVVGTVGLVIAFLQLFGLISSMLLFCTVKHKRSSKTYKSYSPSVDTTLNRNSTGTYLDD, from the exons ATGGGGAGTTCTGGCTACACGTGCATACGACGGACATTCTGCTCATTCAACGTTCTAATATGG CTCTGCGGTAGCTGTTTTCTGGCCATCGGCGTGTGGTTACGATTTGCCGCACCGGGCTATGCCACACTTCTGCCGGACCATGCTGCCCTCAGTGCCGACTGCCTGTTCATGACCATCGGTGTGATTAGCTTCGTGATAGCGTTTTTTGGATGCTGCGGCTCGTGGTTCCAGTCCCGGTGCTTCCTGATAATA TATTTTACATTGGTGGTTTTGCTGTTCCTGAGCGAGTTTCTGCTGGGATCTTTGGCGTTTGTGTTCCGTGGCGGAATCGGCCGGATGATGGTTCACGAGCTAAAATATGGCATCGAGAAGCACTATAACGTTTCGGATCGGGGTGGCATTTTTGCTCCATCGGTAGCCTCAATTTGGGACAAAGTACAAGTTGAG TTGCAATGCTGTGGAGTCAGTTCGTACGAAGACTGGTACGATATCAGTGCCTGGCCCGGTGAAAGATGGGTCCCGAGATCGTGTTGCCGACCGCGATACAATTCGCTAATGATGGAAGGATCTGGTGACGATCTGCAGAGCGTTGATTGCCGGAA AGCTGGCGATCCGTCTCTGTTTTGGGATAAGAGCTGCGGTCAAATTCTGCAAATGTGGTTCGTCCAAAGGCTACATGTCGTTGGGACGGTTGGTCTAGTCATAGCATTTTTACAG CTATTTGGTCTGATATCGTCAATGTTACTTTTCTGCACGGTGAAGCACAAACGTTCGTCAAAAACCTACAAATCCTACTCGCCCTCGGTGGACACCACCCTTAATCGGAACAGCACCGGAACCTACCTGGACGATTGA